The DNA sequence CTGGTCAAGGCGGTGGCGTTCTCGCGCTTCGCCGCCGACTGGGAAACCGCGGACCGCTGGCGCGGGCCGAAAGAAGCCAACGTGCAGCAGCTGGCCCGCCGTCAGCCGCTCAATCGAGCGCAGCAGATCCGCGAAAGCGATCAGCTCGAGGTCTGGCTTCCAGCGAGCGAGCGCCCGGCCAAGTGCGTCGTCCGTTCGCCCATGCCGGTATTCCGGACCGAGCGGCTGACGGTCGACGACCATGGCCTGCCGGTCCATACGCTGAAGCGCGGTTCGGTAACCCGCGTCTACCTGTCGCGCGGCTGGTTCTCCTCCGGCGAGGAGGAGCGGTTGGGAGTCGTGGTCTGGCCGCCGAACCAGTTCGACGATCCGCGAGCGTCGCTGGCGCGCAAGTTGCGCGACTACTATGGCCGTGACGTCCAGCTCGACCAGCTATCAGACGAGTTCCTCGGCAATCTCGGCGGCTTCATCACCCGCTGGGGCGGCGATCCGATCCGCTGGGACAGCGAACCCGACACCGAACCGTTGATAGGGCCGCTAAACTTCGCCGACGTCGCCCATCTCGTGCGCAGGCCCGGCAGCCCGCCGCTGGCACCCGAGGTCATCGAGCGACTGTCGGCATCGCCGCACGATCCCCGCATAGAGACGGACGTGCTGATGCCGGTCGCCGTGCCCGCGGACGAAAACGACGCATCCGGCCAGCAAGGCGCCAAGCCGAAATTCGAGATGGCGCAGGTGAGCCTCATAACCTACCAACCGTGCTTCGACGCCGACCGCGAGGAATGGTTTGTCGACATCGAGATCACGCCTTCGAAGTCGACCGATCCATTCATCCGGCTGGGCCTGGTCCGCTATCAGCCGCATGCACCGGACATCCTGAAGGTCTCCGAGCCCGTGGTGGTCTGGAGCCAGATCCTGCCCAGCCGCTCCGTCACCTTGACGCCGATGGCTGAAAAGAGGGGCGGTCTCAGCGTCTGTGCGACCGTCAGCGGTCAGGCCTCGGAACGGGTGCGGCACCACACACGCTACGAAAAGACCGGGCATCCGATCTACGATGTTCTCGACAAGCCGCATATGCGTATGGCGGTGGTTCACGAAGCGAGTGACGGCAAGGGCCGGCTAAGGCGCACGCCAGTCAATCTCGCCGCCTACCAGGCGGTCGACACCGACCCCCATATAGAACATGGCATCGCGCAGTGGACCTTGAACCTCTCCATCGCCGCAGGACGTCTCGCCGAGCTAGGACCGGGCCAGTTCTACGCCTACTTCGAGGAGGTCGAGCGACGCATGCCGGCGACCTACGCTGCCGAACCGATCAAGCCGGAAACGATGTTCACCGCCAGCACGCTGACCGAGTCAGGTCCACGCTTCTCGGCGCGCGTCCCGTTTGAAGCGCCAAGCACAAGTCCTCATGCAACCCAAAACGAACTGGGAGAAGTGAAATGAAAAAGCCAATCAGTCTTGTCGCGGGAGCGGCGGCCTTGTTTTGGTCAATCGACGTGCGGGCCGACAGCTTCGATGACTATCGAGTCGCATGTGACACTACTCAATCAAGCGCGGCACAAGCTGCGGTGGATGAAGCACATAGAAAGTTGAAATCAGCTATCGACAGTCTACCCGCCGTAAATTCGGACGTTGGAGCCAAGTTCCAGCGCTGGTTCGGCGGCGCAGAGGGCGACGATGATCCAATCATAAAGAATGTGTATCTGGAAGTTAACGGGTTTTTGACGTTCAAAACTTTCTGGTGTCCGAACAAATCCATGCCGGATGATGATCTAGGAACACTCGCTTTTGTTCCCAAGGGGTCGTTCTCAGAGGTTTTCTTGGAGTCGGGATTCTTCGCCTTGCCTGCAACAGGCGCAAATTCGCAAGGCGGGGCCATCATCCATGAGGCGTCTCATCAGGCAACCAGCGCCAGAATCGTCGATAACGAATATGGCCCCTCGCAATCTGAGCAACTCGCGAAATCCGCGCCGCAAAAGGCAAGACGAAACGCCGACAGCCTTGAATATTTTGCCGAGGACGTCGCTGACGGCATTCCCTGAAGGCGGCTGCTGATCGCTGTGATGGGAGCAAAGAAGACCGACTCGGGCTCGAACAAGTGGAAGGAACAGGAAATGGGAACGCTAAGCATATGGCACTGGCTGATCGTCATAGTGGTGATGATGCTCTTCTTCGGAAGGGGCCGCATTTCGACGCTGATGGGGGATGTCGGAAAAGGCATCAGAGCTCTGCGACATGAGCTGCGGGACATCGACGAAACAAAGTCCCTTGCTCCGGAAGGCGAAATCCACAGGCAAGCGGCGACACGCGTTTCTGTCGATTAGCTGTTCGTCCGCAGTATAGCATCACAAATTGAGGTCGACGTTAGGAGGACTGGAAATGAAATCGCTCGCTCTTGCTCTAGCTTGTTCTGTCTGCATGTTCACGCCAGCCCACGCAGGTTCGGGCACCATAGCCGCCGTCAATGACGATCACGCGGATCTGTTCGTGTCGATCTGGGATTTGAACACCGCCGACAACAAACTGGTCTGGGACAAACACCGGCTAAATGATGGCCAGCAGGAAAACCTGGCGGTTGAACTCGACGGAGACAGAAAGGCCAAGATCAAGTGGACCAGTGTTCGAACCGATGGCGATCCGCCGCCAGCCAAGACCGAACCTTCTGTCGGCGTGAATGAGGGAGACAGTTTCTACGTCAATACATTTTAATAAGTTGTGCGAGCAGCGGGCGGCGTTGTTCGTTTGCTCGACGTGAGCCCCACCTAGCGCTTGATACGCCGAAAGGTTGCGGAGGTGGTTCCCGTCCGCCTTTGCTCGGCGTCGGTTCCCTTGGGTCCTCTTAGAGCAAGATAATATATTATCTGTTGCTTAAATGCTACAGACTTTAGTTGGTAAAGACGAATATTTTTCAAGAAATAAAATGTTCTGGGGGCGTCTGCCGGGTCTTTAGGCGACGCCAAAGGCTAGAGTTTATTTGGCGGCCGAAGAAAGAAAAATCTTGATGCCAGCGGGGGCACTACATTGATCAAGCTGAAGAATCTAATCGTCGCCGCATCGTGTTGTCTATCCCAAGCTGCCTGTGGAACATACATTCCCAGTCAGCGAGATTGGCCAAAAACCAGTTCAGGTGATGTCGAAAATATGAATACGGAACTCGCCAGCAGCATTGTATGCGAGTTGAGCTATGCTGTGACCCTTGCAATTAAAAATGACCGCGAGGAGGCAGAAGACAGGAGCAATCACAAGCTCTATGGCAGCTTCCTCTATGATTGGGGTGTGGAAGTCGCGACGGATTTCACGGTTTCAGAAAACACAACCATCAATCCTACGACGGCTTGGCTACCGCTTTCCCAATTCAGCCTGGCTGGCGGGATCAGCAAAGGAGCGGTGGCGACCAACGTCAATACCTTCAACGTATTCTACCCCCTATCCGCTCTCTATAAGCCGGATATTTTCAAAACAGACACCAAGGAGCGGCCGTGCCGTCAGCCAGCGGGCCATCAGGAAGGCTCGCCGCTCGTAGATATCGATCTGCGAATTTTGCCGCTGCTGGAATCACGTATTCAAACGGTGCAGCTGCATATCGCTGACGCGCCCGACAAAAAAGAAGTGATCAAGGGCGGGAAGAACGTGCTTCAACAGACAGTATCGATCAAAGAAACGATATCCGGCGACATCACGCCGACCTGGAAATTCACGACTTCTACGGTGAATGCATCTGGCAAACTCTTCTCAGCAGGACGGGAGCGAACACACAAGATCGTCTTTACGTTCGCCCAGTTGGCAGATGACAAGCAAACCTTGTCTCCCTTGGGTGAGGCTTGGCATATCAACGAGCAGAAGAAGGTCGGAATTATTGTCCAGCAATAGACGCAGCTATAGGAGAGAAAGTTGAGCAAAGAATCAGAGGTGCAGCCGAAACCCGCAACAACGAAGACGGATGAGAAGAAGGGGGCGTCAAGCGCGAAACCCAAAAAGCCGAAGGCTGCCACAAAGCTCACGAAGGTTAGGCTCAACTCGCTGATGGCTAATCTCGACATCTCATCAATGCATAATGACGATGTGGCAGCCGTCCTGCTCCACTGTGCGTCAGTGCTGAATTCGCGCCGGACTGCGAGTAACCTCAGCCTCAGTGAGGCGATGGCAAATGCCTTTCAAGGGTGTTGCTGGACGAAAGCCGGTGACAGTCCCATCGTAACCATAAAGAAAGATGGTCGGGTGAAAGGGCACCTTCCCTCTAAAGAAGTTGCGCGGAAGTATCATATCCCGAATTGCGGCGGCTGAATTTAACCGTCTTGCTGCAGTCGCTGACAGCATAATGCGGCATTGTGCTGAACCCTGCTAAGGCTGGCGTCAGCCCGATTTCGGACCGCGCCTAAGCGGGCGCGAAAGCGCGGAGCCTCCGCTTCGTCGATCTTGTTTCTGGCATCGAGCGAGCCCACCCACATTTTACTATCCAACGCCTCTCGGCAGCCGTTCGCTAAACGCGCTCCACAAAGTTGATCTGAAGGCGGAACTGGTCAGTGGAGCGGCCCGAGGCAGGCTAACCCGTCGAGCGGCGAGGCGATTTGGCCAGGTCACGCGCGGCATTAATCTACGCAGCAAGTGCTTCGACGTCAGCGTCCTCGTCAGCCGCGACCTCAGAAAACAGACGCGAAAGAGCGGCCCCTCTTGCCGGGCGATCGAGGGCGTACGATGTTCGCGTGAAGCGCATTCCGTCCAGAAGGCCATTAATGTACCCCGCGATCGTGTCAGCCGCCATGATCAGCGCGGTATCAACGGTATGGATGTATCGGCTCGTCACTGTGCCACGCGAATGACCGAGTAATGCCGCAACGGTAGCTTCTGTGAAACCGAGGTCGTTGGCGACACTGGCAAAGCTGTGGCGGAGCACGTGGGGCGTTATGTCCTCGAGTGCGGTCCCCTTGAGAACCTTCTTCCAATACTTAGGGAAGCCAACCAGCGGCTTGCCCTCGACCGTGCCCGGAAAAACGAAGGTGTCCTGCTCATCCTTGCTCAGGTCGTCCGTCATGTCCAGAACCGGCAGCCCGACAGGCCTTACCGAGGCACCTTCCTTGCTGTCCTCGAAGCGAAGACAGCTGTTTTCAACATCGACCTCGGTCCATTTCAGGCTCACTATCTCGCTCCGTCGGCAGCCCGTGAGGGCAAGGAACCGGATGATGGCGAGAGAGGTACCCAAAGCGTCATTCTCAGCTGCCTTCCGTAGAATCGCTCCGAGTTCTCGATACTCCTGCTCTGTCAGACGGCGATCTTTGACGCGATCAGCTTGCTTCCGAACGCCGTGGGCTGGGTTCTTCTCGATGATCCCCTGCTCTATCGCGTAGGTAAAAATACCACCGAGCAAACCTACCGCACGGGCGGCTGTTCCGGCCCCACCACGAACAATCGCGCGACCTCGCGCTCTGGTCTTCACATTGGCCTTGGTCCGTCCGGCCGTGACGTCCCGGACGAAGCGGTTGACGTCGGTTGAAGCGATGTCCTTCACACGACGGGTGCCCAGAAGCG is a window from the Mesorhizobium australicum WSM2073 genome containing:
- a CDS encoding M35 family metallo-endopeptidase; amino-acid sequence: MKKPISLVAGAAALFWSIDVRADSFDDYRVACDTTQSSAAQAAVDEAHRKLKSAIDSLPAVNSDVGAKFQRWFGGAEGDDDPIIKNVYLEVNGFLTFKTFWCPNKSMPDDDLGTLAFVPKGSFSEVFLESGFFALPATGANSQGGAIIHEASHQATSARIVDNEYGPSQSEQLAKSAPQKARRNADSLEYFAEDVADGIP
- a CDS encoding twin-arginine translocase TatA/TatE family subunit, coding for MGAKKTDSGSNKWKEQEMGTLSIWHWLIVIVVMMLFFGRGRISTLMGDVGKGIRALRHELRDIDETKSLAPEGEIHRQAATRVSVD
- a CDS encoding tyrosine-type recombinase/integrase, which codes for MARLTKRVVDAAEVRDADYFMWDDELPGFGLRMFRSGKRSYLVQYRAAGRTRRYTIGLHGVWTPETARREARILLGKIAQGENPSEERRLDHQAITVKELCERYLEDADKGLILGKGRRPKKVSTLTIDKSRIRRHIIPLLGTRRVKDIASTDVNRFVRDVTAGRTKANVKTRARGRAIVRGGAGTAARAVGLLGGIFTYAIEQGIIEKNPAHGVRKQADRVKDRRLTEQEYRELGAILRKAAENDALGTSLAIIRFLALTGCRRSEIVSLKWTEVDVENSCLRFEDSKEGASVRPVGLPVLDMTDDLSKDEQDTFVFPGTVEGKPLVGFPKYWKKVLKGTALEDITPHVLRHSFASVANDLGFTEATVAALLGHSRGTVTSRYIHTVDTALIMAADTIAGYINGLLDGMRFTRTSYALDRPARGAALSRLFSEVAADEDADVEALAA